The following are encoded together in the Malaya genurostris strain Urasoe2022 chromosome 3, Malgen_1.1, whole genome shotgun sequence genome:
- the LOC131437106 gene encoding U6 small nuclear RNA (adenine-(43)-N(6))-methyltransferase yields MSMNKFMHPRNIYRQPPNFDVLVRQFPEMNNVVSVGLDGRIKLDYKNRIALQLLTRCLLKRDFDLDIELPSDKLIPTLPLRLNYVLWLEDFETAFKWNLDDKQPRGLDIGCGASCIYPILCIIMSKHRWKMTGLEQSPDSVRYAKANVEKNNLTESIEVVQQNQNEESIVRYFLNSNSMDKFDFCMCNPPFYDEGNKEAKNRTGKRKAASNACTGSQEELYVEGGEISFIKKLIDESFEFKDRISIYTTMIGHKQNFEEVIRILKTRSISNMTTTRFCQGNTTRWAVAWSFSQNFMLSQVPDQFNLQSTKNKLSKKRLEGRILSLNEQNSIEDVRIKVVQVLSSLGLQIQRLEGSDENTLWELTALENTWSHQRRKRRESKMKPSLDDRNLHNELCENDKSNYSISTKRAKTEPLVKAVFCVIQKPADGYYLTLSYLSGSAGKNVINEILQYVKNSLRNNCMSPEK; encoded by the exons ATGTCGATGAATAAGTTCATGCACCCGAGAAATATTTACCGTCAGCCACCGAACTTTGATGTATTAGTTCGCCAGTTCCCAGagatgaataatgttgtttCCGTT ggATTAGATGGACGCATTAAACTAGATTATAAAAACAGGATTGCTCTCCAATTACTTACCCGTTGTTTATTAAAGCGGGACTTTGATCTGGACATCGAATTACCATCAGATAAATTAATTCCAACACTACCTTTGCGTTTGAACTATGTGCTTTGGTTGGAGGATTTCGAAACAGCATTCAAATGGAATTTGGATGATAAACAGCCACGTGGCCTCGATATCGGATGTGGTGCCTCCTGCATCTATCCTATTTTGTGTATAATCATGTCTAAGCATCGTTGGAAAATGACAGGCTTGGAGCAGTCTCCCGATAGTGTCCGATATgcaaaagcgaatgttgaaaaaAACAATCTTACAGAATCAATTGAAGTTGTACAGCAAAATCAGAATGAAGAAAGCATagttcgatattttttgaatagCAATAGTATGGACAAGTTCGATTTTTGTATGTGCAATCCACCGTTCTACGATGAGGGTAACAAGGAAGCAAAAAATCGGACTGGTAAACGAAAAGCAGCATCAAATGCTTGTACCGGATCACAAGAGGAGTTGTATGTTGAAGGCGGAGAGAtaagttttattaaaaaattgattGATGAAAGCTTCGAGTTTAAAGACCGTATTAGCATTTATACTACAATGATTGGCCATAAGCAGAACTTTGAAGAAGTTATTCGAATATTAAAAACTCGTTCCATATCGAATATGACTACTACAAGATTTTGCCAGGGAAATACCACTCGATGGGCAGTAGCTTGGAGTTTTTCTCAAAACTTTATGCTTTCTCAGGTCCCCGACCAATTTAATTTACAGTCTACAAAGAACAAGTTGTCTAAGAAGCGGTTGGAAGGCCGAATATTATCTTTGAATGAACAGAATTCTATCGAGGATGTTCGAATCAAAGTTGTTCAAGTACTATCATCATTAGGTCTACAAATTCAACGTTTGGAAGGATCTGACGAAAATACGTTATGGGAGTTGACAGCTCTAGAAAATACCTGGTCTCATCAGCGTCGAAAGAGGCGGGAATCTAAAATGAAACCCAGTCTAGATGATAGAAATCTTCATAATGAATTATGTGAGAatgataaatccaattattcaaTATCAACGAAGAGGGCGAAAACAGAGCCATTGGTTAAGGCCGTTTTTTGTGTGATACAAAAACCGGCAGATGGTTATTATTTAACGTTGAGCTATCTGAGTGGAAGTGCAGGAAAAAACGTCATAAATGAAATACTGCAATATGTTAAAAATTCATTGCGAAATAATTGTATGAGTCCAGAAAAATAG
- the LOC131437107 gene encoding signal peptidase complex subunit 2: MSSKLKRGDNSGKEEEPVKINKWDGTAVKHALDDSVKTALMNLPNMKEHHAIIDGRLLICALAVSTALVALGYDYQYSFPASKRVLIVCVCFYFFLMGVLTIYTSYVEKGIFAVGNQKDEKGNQKRWQASSDMKKYDDKYELTIQLQDCHGVREATIDKSVAYFIDSNGTVLDDLMANELNRVVKSLNTDKKDK, from the exons ATGAGCTCTAAATTGAAACGTGGTGATAATTCTGGGAAGGAAGAAGAG CCGGTCAAAATCAACAAATGGGACGGAACCGCTGTGAAACACGCATTAGATGATTCCGTCAAAACTGCATTGATGAATCTACCTAACATGAAGGAACACCACGCTATCATCGATGGTCGCCTATTGATTTGTGCCCTTGCCGTTTCCACTGCTCTGGTTGCGCTTGGTTATGATTACCAGTATTCTTTTCCGGCGTCGAAGCGTGTTCTGATTGTGTGCGTTTGCTTCTATTTCTTTCTAATGGGAGTTCTCACGATTTACACCTCCTACGTCGAAAAAGGTATCTTTGCAGTGGGCAATCAAAAAGACGAAAAGGGAAACCAGAAACGCTGGCAAGCAAGTTCagatatgaaaaaatatgaCGACAAATACGAGCTTACTATTCAGCTGCAGGATTGTCATGGAGTCCGGGAGGCGACAATCGACAAATCCGTGGCATATTTTATAGATTCTAATGGCACCGTTCTAGATGATCTTATGGCAAATGAACTGAATCGTGTTGTAAAATCTTTAAATACCGACAAAAAGGACAAGTAA